DNA from Mesorhizobium sp. B2-1-1:
ATGATGCCCACGACGCCGGTCTTGCCCAGCCCCGTCACCACATCGTCGCAGCCGAAGGCCTTCAGCTTCTCGGTGACGAAGGCGGCTGTCTTGAAGACGTCGAAATTCAGTTCCGGGGTCTGGTGCAGATATCGTCGCCAGCCGGCAACCTCGTCCTGCATTTCGGCGGCACGGTTCAGGATTGGCATGATAGTTCCATCTCGCTGTTGGGGCAGGTCCGCTGCCTTGCAATTGTGATCGTCAGGCACTTTGCCATGTTGACGTCACATAGAGTAAATAGCACCGCAACAATGCGGTCCGTTTTTGAGGGCGGACTCATTTTGCTGGCGATCGCGTAAATCTTACGGAGCCAGGGGCGACTACGGCAAGAGGCGATTTCGGATTCGATCATGCGGCACAGGCATTTCCTCAAACTATTCTGCGCGGGCGCCGTGGCGTTCTCGGCGCTGGCCGGGCCGGCGCTGGCCAATCCGGTCGTGCTGTTCGACCTGAACAGCGGCAAGATCCTCCAGCATCAGGACGCGTTCAAGCGCTGGTACCCGGCATCGCTGAGCAAGCTGATGACGGCCTATGTGACCTTCCGGGCGATCGCGGCCGGCGAGGTCCGGCTCGATTCGCCGATCAAGGTAACGAAACATTCCGCCGCCGAGCCGCCGAGCAAGATGGGCTTCAAGCCAGGCTCGGTGATGCGGCTCGACAATGCGCTGAAGATGATGCTGGTCAAGTCGGCAAACGACATCGCCATGGCCGTCGGCGAGAATGTCGGGGGATCGCAGGCAGCCTTTGCCGAGCGCATGAACGCCGAGGCGGTCCGGCTCGGCATGAACGGAACGCATTTCGTCAATCCGAACGGGCTTTATTCGCCGGACCAGTACACCACAGCGCGCGACCTGGCCGTGCTGGTGACGGCGATCCGCCGCGAGTTTCCGCAATATGCGCCGTGGTTCTCGATCGAGGGGCTTGCGGTCGGCAAGAGGGCGATCCCCAACTACAACCTGTTGATCGGCCGCTATCCCGGGGCCGACGGCATGAAGACGGGCTTCGTCTGCCCCTCCGGCTTCAACATGATCGGTTCGGCGACCCGCAACGGCCGCACGCTGGTGGCGGTGGTGCTCGGCGAGAAGTCGGCGATCACCCGTGCCGAGGCCGCGGCCAAACTGCTCGACCAGGGTTTCGATACGCCTGCCGCCGGCTCGGCCACCATTGCCACGCTGGCGCCCTACGGCGACACCATCTCGCCCAACGACATGCGGGACGAGGTCTGCAAGAAGAAGGCGCCGGCGGAGCAGTCCGAGGCGCCGCCCGCCGTCGCCAAGAACGTGCCGAAATCGCCCTACCAGGAAAAGCTCGACCATGTGCCGACGCTGGTTGCCGTCGGGCTTGGCGGCGCGACCGGCCCGACCCCGCTGGCCATGCTCGCCCAGGGTAGCCAGGAATATGCCGACGTGCCTATTCCGACCTGGCGGCCGGACAGACCGGCGCCCGGCGCCGGCCCGACGGTGGCGGGCTCGGCTGCGCAGGGCGACCAACCCGTCAAGGTTGCGAACTAGGCAATGAGCGGTTTTCCCATCCCTGTTTCCGTGCTGACCGGTTTTCTCGGCGCCGGCAAGACGACGCTGCTCAACCGGCTCCTGAAGGACCCGGCGCTGGCCGACACGGCCGTCATCATCAACGAATATGGCGAAGTGGCGATCGATCACCTGCTGGTGGAACAGGCGTCCGATGGCATCATCCAGCTTTCGGACGGCTGCCTTTGCTGCACGGTACGCGGCGAACTGGTCGACACGCTGGCCGATCTGGTCGACCGGCTGCAGACCGGCCGCATCGCTCGCCTTGCCCGCGTCATCGTCGAGACCACCGGCCTTGCCGATCCGGCACCGGTGCTGCAATCGATCATGGCGCATCCGGCACTGGTCCAGGCTTTCCGGCTCGACGGCGTCATCACCTTGGTCGACGCG
Protein-coding regions in this window:
- a CDS encoding D-alanyl-D-alanine carboxypeptidase family protein, translated to MRHRHFLKLFCAGAVAFSALAGPALANPVVLFDLNSGKILQHQDAFKRWYPASLSKLMTAYVTFRAIAAGEVRLDSPIKVTKHSAAEPPSKMGFKPGSVMRLDNALKMMLVKSANDIAMAVGENVGGSQAAFAERMNAEAVRLGMNGTHFVNPNGLYSPDQYTTARDLAVLVTAIRREFPQYAPWFSIEGLAVGKRAIPNYNLLIGRYPGADGMKTGFVCPSGFNMIGSATRNGRTLVAVVLGEKSAITRAEAAAKLLDQGFDTPAAGSATIATLAPYGDTISPNDMRDEVCKKKAPAEQSEAPPAVAKNVPKSPYQEKLDHVPTLVAVGLGGATGPTPLAMLAQGSQEYADVPIPTWRPDRPAPGAGPTVAGSAAQGDQPVKVAN